A region from the Acinonyx jubatus isolate Ajub_Pintada_27869175 chromosome C2, VMU_Ajub_asm_v1.0, whole genome shotgun sequence genome encodes:
- the EIF2A gene encoding eukaryotic translation initiation factor 2A isoform X3 gives MQNWCPSWSEDETICARNVNNEVHFFENNNFNTIANKLHLQKINDFVLSPGPQPYKVAVYVPGSKGAPSFVRLYQYPNFDGPHAALANKSFFKADKVTMLWNKKATAVLVIASTDVDKTGASYYGEQTLHYIAVNGESAVVQLPKNGPIYDVVWNSSSTEFCAVYGFMPAKATIFNLKCDPVFDFGTGPRNAAYYSPHGHILVLAGFGNLRGQMEVWDVKNYKLISKPVASDSTYFAWCPDGEHILTATCAPRLRVNNGYKIWHYTGSVLHKHDVPSNAELWQVSWQPFLDGIFPAKTITYQAVPSDVPSEEPKVATAYRPPALRNKPITNSKLHEEEPPQNMKPQAGNDKPLSKTALKNQRKHEAKKAAKQEARNEKSPDLAPTPAPQSTPRNTISQSTSGDPEVDKKIKNLKKKLKAIEQLKEQAAAGKQLEKNQLEKIQKEKALLQELEDLELGI, from the exons atgcaaaattg GTGTCCATCATGGTCAGAAGATGAAACTATCTGTGCCCGAAATGTTAACAATGAAGTTCACTTCTTTGAAAACAACAATTTTA acaCAATTGCAAACAAATTGCATTTgcaaaaaattaatgattttgtGTTATCACCTGGACCCCAACCATACAAG GTGGCTGTCTATGTTCCAGGAAGTAAGGGTGCACCTTCATTTGTTAGATTATATCAGTACCCCAATTTTGATGGACCTCATGCAGCCTTAGCtaataaaagtttctttaaagCTGATAAAGTTACAATGCTATGGAATAAAAAAG CTACTGCTGTGTTAGTAATAGCTAGTACAGACGTTGACAAGACAGGGGCGTCCTACTACGGGGAACAAACGCTGCACTACATTGCAGTGAACGGAGAAAGCGCTGTCGTGCAGCTAC caAAAAATGGCCCCATTTATGATGTCGTTTGGAATTCTAGTTCTACTGAGTTTTGTGCTGTTTATGGTTTTATGCCTGCCAAAGCGACAATTTTCAACTTGAAATGTGATCCTGTTTTTGACTTCGGAACTGGTCCTCGTAATGCAGCCTACTATAGCCCGCATGGACATATATTAGTACTAGCTGGGTTTGGAAATCTGAGGGGACAAATGGAAGTGTGGGATGTTAAAAACTACAAACTTATTTCTAAACCAGTGGCCTCTGATTCTACATATTTTGCTTGGTGCCCTGATGGTGAGCATATTTTAACAGCCACATGTGCTCCCAGGTTACGTGTCAATAATGGGTACAAGATTTGGCATTATACTGGCTCTGTCTTGCACAAGCATGATGTGCCATCAAATGCAGAATTATGGCAGGTTTCTTGGCAGCCATTTTTGGATGGAATATTTCCAGCAAAAACGATAACTTACCAAGCAGTTCCAAGTGACGTACCCAGTGAAGAACCTAAAGTTGCAACAGCTTATAGACCTCCAGCTTTAAGAAATAAACCAATCACCAATTCCAAACTA CATGAGGAGGAACCACCTCAGAATATGAAACCACAAGCAGGAAATGATAAGCCATTATCAAAAACAGCCCTGAAAAATCAAAGGAAGCATGAGGCTAAGAAAGCTGCAAAACAG GAAGCAAGGAATGAAAAGAGTCCCGATTTGGCACCTACTCCTGCCCCACAGAGCACACCACGAAATACTATCTCGCAGTCAACCTCTGGAGACCCTGAAGTagacaaaaaaatcaagaacCTAAAGAAA AAACTGAAAGCAATCGAACAACTGAAAGAACAAGCCGCAGCTGGAAAACAGCTAGAAAAAAATCAG TTGGAGAAGATTCAGAAAGAGAAAGCCCTTCTCCAGGAGCTGGAAGATTTGGAATTGGGTATTTAA
- the EIF2A gene encoding eukaryotic translation initiation factor 2A isoform X2 has translation MTKRIETFKESGKNCKVYTFSKDGTLFAWGNGEKINIINVTNKGLRHSFDLPKAVCLEFSPKNTVLTTWQPYTTSKDGTAGVPNLQLYDVKTGTCLKSFIQKKMQNWCPSWSEDETICARNVNNEVHFFENNNFNTIANKLHLQKINDFVLSPGPQPYKVAVYVPGSKGAPSFVRLYQYPNFDGPHAALANKSFFKADKVTMLWNKKATAVLVIASTDVDKTGASYYGEQTLHYIAVNGESAVVQLPKNGPIYDVVWNSSSTEFCAVYGFMPAKATIFNLKCDPVFDFGTGPRNAAYYSPHGHILVLAGFGNLRGQMEVWDVKNYKLISKPVASDSTYFAWCPDGEHILTATCAPRLRVNNGYKIWHYTGSVLHKHDVPSNAELWQVSWQPFLDGIFPAKTITYQAVPSDVPSEEPKVATAYRPPALRNKPITNSKLHEEEPPQNMKPQAGNDKPLSKTALKNQRKHEAKKAAKQEARNEKSPDLAPTPAPQSTPRNTISQSTSGDPEVDKKIKNLKKKLKAIEQLKEQAAAGKQLEKNQLEKIQKEKALLQELEDLELGI, from the exons ATGACTAAAAGGATTGAGACATTCAA GGAATCTGGGAAAAATTGCAAAGTCTATACCTTTAGTAAGGATGGCACCTTGTTTGCCTGGGGCAACGGAGAAAa AATAAATATTATCAATGTCACTAACAAGGGACTACGGCACTCCTTCGACCTCCCAAAGGCAGTTTGCCTTGAGTTCTCGCCAAAAAACACTGTCCTGACAACGTGGCAGCCTTACACTA CTTCTAAAGATGGCACAGCTGGGGTACCCAACCTACAACTTTACGATGTGAAAACTGGTACATGTTTGAAGtctttcattcagaaaaaaatgcaaaattg GTGTCCATCATGGTCAGAAGATGAAACTATCTGTGCCCGAAATGTTAACAATGAAGTTCACTTCTTTGAAAACAACAATTTTA acaCAATTGCAAACAAATTGCATTTgcaaaaaattaatgattttgtGTTATCACCTGGACCCCAACCATACAAG GTGGCTGTCTATGTTCCAGGAAGTAAGGGTGCACCTTCATTTGTTAGATTATATCAGTACCCCAATTTTGATGGACCTCATGCAGCCTTAGCtaataaaagtttctttaaagCTGATAAAGTTACAATGCTATGGAATAAAAAAG CTACTGCTGTGTTAGTAATAGCTAGTACAGACGTTGACAAGACAGGGGCGTCCTACTACGGGGAACAAACGCTGCACTACATTGCAGTGAACGGAGAAAGCGCTGTCGTGCAGCTAC caAAAAATGGCCCCATTTATGATGTCGTTTGGAATTCTAGTTCTACTGAGTTTTGTGCTGTTTATGGTTTTATGCCTGCCAAAGCGACAATTTTCAACTTGAAATGTGATCCTGTTTTTGACTTCGGAACTGGTCCTCGTAATGCAGCCTACTATAGCCCGCATGGACATATATTAGTACTAGCTGGGTTTGGAAATCTGAGGGGACAAATGGAAGTGTGGGATGTTAAAAACTACAAACTTATTTCTAAACCAGTGGCCTCTGATTCTACATATTTTGCTTGGTGCCCTGATGGTGAGCATATTTTAACAGCCACATGTGCTCCCAGGTTACGTGTCAATAATGGGTACAAGATTTGGCATTATACTGGCTCTGTCTTGCACAAGCATGATGTGCCATCAAATGCAGAATTATGGCAGGTTTCTTGGCAGCCATTTTTGGATGGAATATTTCCAGCAAAAACGATAACTTACCAAGCAGTTCCAAGTGACGTACCCAGTGAAGAACCTAAAGTTGCAACAGCTTATAGACCTCCAGCTTTAAGAAATAAACCAATCACCAATTCCAAACTA CATGAGGAGGAACCACCTCAGAATATGAAACCACAAGCAGGAAATGATAAGCCATTATCAAAAACAGCCCTGAAAAATCAAAGGAAGCATGAGGCTAAGAAAGCTGCAAAACAG GAAGCAAGGAATGAAAAGAGTCCCGATTTGGCACCTACTCCTGCCCCACAGAGCACACCACGAAATACTATCTCGCAGTCAACCTCTGGAGACCCTGAAGTagacaaaaaaatcaagaacCTAAAGAAA AAACTGAAAGCAATCGAACAACTGAAAGAACAAGCCGCAGCTGGAAAACAGCTAGAAAAAAATCAG TTGGAGAAGATTCAGAAAGAGAAAGCCCTTCTCCAGGAGCTGGAAGATTTGGAATTGGGTATTTAA
- the EIF2A gene encoding eukaryotic translation initiation factor 2A isoform X1, translated as MGFSFRDKMAPSTPLLTVRGSEGLYMVNGPPHFTESTLFPRESGKNCKVYTFSKDGTLFAWGNGEKINIINVTNKGLRHSFDLPKAVCLEFSPKNTVLTTWQPYTTSKDGTAGVPNLQLYDVKTGTCLKSFIQKKMQNWCPSWSEDETICARNVNNEVHFFENNNFNTIANKLHLQKINDFVLSPGPQPYKVAVYVPGSKGAPSFVRLYQYPNFDGPHAALANKSFFKADKVTMLWNKKATAVLVIASTDVDKTGASYYGEQTLHYIAVNGESAVVQLPKNGPIYDVVWNSSSTEFCAVYGFMPAKATIFNLKCDPVFDFGTGPRNAAYYSPHGHILVLAGFGNLRGQMEVWDVKNYKLISKPVASDSTYFAWCPDGEHILTATCAPRLRVNNGYKIWHYTGSVLHKHDVPSNAELWQVSWQPFLDGIFPAKTITYQAVPSDVPSEEPKVATAYRPPALRNKPITNSKLHEEEPPQNMKPQAGNDKPLSKTALKNQRKHEAKKAAKQEARNEKSPDLAPTPAPQSTPRNTISQSTSGDPEVDKKIKNLKKKLKAIEQLKEQAAAGKQLEKNQLEKIQKEKALLQELEDLELGI; from the exons ATGGGTTTCTCTTTCCGGGACAAGATGGCGCCGTCCACGCCACTACTGACAG tccgAGGATCAGAAGGACTTTACATGGTAAATGGACCACCACATTTTACAGAAAGCACATTGTTTCCAAG GGAATCTGGGAAAAATTGCAAAGTCTATACCTTTAGTAAGGATGGCACCTTGTTTGCCTGGGGCAACGGAGAAAa AATAAATATTATCAATGTCACTAACAAGGGACTACGGCACTCCTTCGACCTCCCAAAGGCAGTTTGCCTTGAGTTCTCGCCAAAAAACACTGTCCTGACAACGTGGCAGCCTTACACTA CTTCTAAAGATGGCACAGCTGGGGTACCCAACCTACAACTTTACGATGTGAAAACTGGTACATGTTTGAAGtctttcattcagaaaaaaatgcaaaattg GTGTCCATCATGGTCAGAAGATGAAACTATCTGTGCCCGAAATGTTAACAATGAAGTTCACTTCTTTGAAAACAACAATTTTA acaCAATTGCAAACAAATTGCATTTgcaaaaaattaatgattttgtGTTATCACCTGGACCCCAACCATACAAG GTGGCTGTCTATGTTCCAGGAAGTAAGGGTGCACCTTCATTTGTTAGATTATATCAGTACCCCAATTTTGATGGACCTCATGCAGCCTTAGCtaataaaagtttctttaaagCTGATAAAGTTACAATGCTATGGAATAAAAAAG CTACTGCTGTGTTAGTAATAGCTAGTACAGACGTTGACAAGACAGGGGCGTCCTACTACGGGGAACAAACGCTGCACTACATTGCAGTGAACGGAGAAAGCGCTGTCGTGCAGCTAC caAAAAATGGCCCCATTTATGATGTCGTTTGGAATTCTAGTTCTACTGAGTTTTGTGCTGTTTATGGTTTTATGCCTGCCAAAGCGACAATTTTCAACTTGAAATGTGATCCTGTTTTTGACTTCGGAACTGGTCCTCGTAATGCAGCCTACTATAGCCCGCATGGACATATATTAGTACTAGCTGGGTTTGGAAATCTGAGGGGACAAATGGAAGTGTGGGATGTTAAAAACTACAAACTTATTTCTAAACCAGTGGCCTCTGATTCTACATATTTTGCTTGGTGCCCTGATGGTGAGCATATTTTAACAGCCACATGTGCTCCCAGGTTACGTGTCAATAATGGGTACAAGATTTGGCATTATACTGGCTCTGTCTTGCACAAGCATGATGTGCCATCAAATGCAGAATTATGGCAGGTTTCTTGGCAGCCATTTTTGGATGGAATATTTCCAGCAAAAACGATAACTTACCAAGCAGTTCCAAGTGACGTACCCAGTGAAGAACCTAAAGTTGCAACAGCTTATAGACCTCCAGCTTTAAGAAATAAACCAATCACCAATTCCAAACTA CATGAGGAGGAACCACCTCAGAATATGAAACCACAAGCAGGAAATGATAAGCCATTATCAAAAACAGCCCTGAAAAATCAAAGGAAGCATGAGGCTAAGAAAGCTGCAAAACAG GAAGCAAGGAATGAAAAGAGTCCCGATTTGGCACCTACTCCTGCCCCACAGAGCACACCACGAAATACTATCTCGCAGTCAACCTCTGGAGACCCTGAAGTagacaaaaaaatcaagaacCTAAAGAAA AAACTGAAAGCAATCGAACAACTGAAAGAACAAGCCGCAGCTGGAAAACAGCTAGAAAAAAATCAG TTGGAGAAGATTCAGAAAGAGAAAGCCCTTCTCCAGGAGCTGGAAGATTTGGAATTGGGTATTTAA
- the SERP1 gene encoding stress-associated endoplasmic reticulum protein 1, with the protein MVAKQRIRMANEKHSKNITQRGNVAKTSRNAPEEKASVGPWLLALFIFVVCGSAIFQIIQSIRMGM; encoded by the exons ATGGTCGCCAAGCAGCGAATCCGTATGGCCAACGAGAAGCACAGCAAGAACATCACCCAGCGGGGCAACGTCGCCAAGACTTCG AGAAATGCTCCCGAAGAGAAGGCGTCTGTAGGACCCTGGTTATTGGCTCTCTTCATTTTTGTCGTTTGTGGTTCTG CAATTTTCCAGATTATTCAAAGTATCAGGATGGGCATGTGA